In Chaetodon trifascialis isolate fChaTrf1 chromosome 23, fChaTrf1.hap1, whole genome shotgun sequence, the following proteins share a genomic window:
- the LOC139351751 gene encoding uncharacterized protein, with translation MNAADKTQEVNGSTTAMATVPGNKMEDGKVGVMTEVSTATASTSSKPGYLFLVLIVLVIIILCVILYFLRRAARTYSFDLHRPVPVNHLNEPIGTFEQVYLDDLEQPPPKDHLPTDDLSPPPVANGTTLQSEEKGSNGENAPQEQPAANGTEPSPTSNTSPSPGDDPADKTSSPLSSTDVFFDATGENQQNENNNHPSVCFSDPFVEINLDEPAWGDQLLTSPEAPSSVLPFSPFSFSSSSSS, from the exons ATGAACGCTGCTGACAAAACACAGGAAGTCAATGGCAGCACAACAGCCATGGCCACTGTGCCAGGAAACAAGATGGAGGATGGTAAAGTTGGTGTGATGACTGAGGTTTCTACGGCAACAGCAAGTACCTCGTCAAAGCCAG GCTACTTGTTCCTGGTGTTGATCGTTCTGGTCATCATTATTCTCTGTGTCATCCTCTACTTCCTCCGGAGAGCCGCCAGG aCATACTCGTTTGACCTCCATCGTCCGGTTCCTGTAAACCACCTCAACGAACCCATCGGCACCTTTGAACAGGTCTACCTGGACGACctag AACAACCACCTCCTAAAGACCACCTGCCTACAGATGACCTTTCACCTCCTCCAGTAGCCAACGGCACAACTCTGCAGTCAGAGGAAAAGGGCTCCAATGGCGAGAACG CTCCACAGGAACAGCCAGCGGCAAACGGTACAGAGCCCTCGCCCACCAGTAACACCAGTCCCTCACCGGGCGATGACCCAGCTGACAAGACATCCAGTCCATTGAGCAGTACTGACGTCTTCTTCGATGCTACTGGGGAGAACCAGCAGAACGAAAACAACAACCACCCAT CGGTTTGCTTCAGTGATCCGTTCGTTGAGATAAACCTTGATGAGCCAGCGTGGGGCGATCAGCTGCTCACCTCTCCTGAAGCTCCTTCTTCCGTCCTCCCCTTCTCTCcgttctccttctcctcctcctcctcctcttag